A genomic window from Peromyscus maniculatus bairdii isolate BWxNUB_F1_BW_parent chromosome 1, HU_Pman_BW_mat_3.1, whole genome shotgun sequence includes:
- the LOC102905900 gene encoding glutathione S-transferase P produces the protein MPPYTIVYFPVRGRCEAMRILLADQGQSWKEEVVTVDTWKQGSLKSSCLYGQLPKFEDGDLTLYQSNAMLRHLGRSLGLYGKDQREASLVDMVNDGVEDLRCKYISLIYTKYEEGKDDYVKALPGHLKPFETLLSQNQGGKAFIVGDQISFADYNLLDLLLIHQVLAPGCLDSFPLLSAYVARLSARPKIKAFLSSPDHVNRPINGNGKQ, from the exons A TGCCGCCGTACACCATTGTCTACTTCCCAGTTCGAG GGCGCTGTGAGGCCATGCGCATCCTGCTGGCTGACCAGGGCCAGagctggaaggaggaggtggtgaCCGTGGATACCTGGAAGCAAGGCTCGCTCAAGTCCTCCTGT CTGTATGGGCAGCTCCCCAAGTTTGAGGATGGAGACCTCACCCTGTACCAATCTAATGCCATGTTGAGGCACCTGGGCCGATCCTTGG GGCTTTATGGGAAAGACCAGAGGGAGGCTTCTCTGGTGGACATGGTGAATGATGGGGTGGAAGACCTTCGCTGCAAATACATCAGCCTCATCTACACCAAATAT GAGGAAGGCAAGGATGACTATGTGAAGGCCCTGCCTGGGCACCTGAAGCCTTTTGAGACCCTGCTGTCCCAGAACCAAGGAGGTAAAGCCTTCATCGTGGGTGACCAG ATCTCCTTTGCCGATTACAACTTGCTAGACCTGCTGCTGATCCACCAGGTCCTGGCCCCTGGCTGCTTGGACAGCTTCCCCCTGCTCTCTGCCTATGTGGCACGTCTCAGCGCCCGGCCCAAGATCAAGGCCTTCCTGTCCTCCCCCGACCATGTGAACCGTCCCATCAACGGCAATGGCAAACAGTAA